Proteins encoded in a region of the Streptomyces sp. NBC_01471 genome:
- a CDS encoding 8-amino-7-oxononanoate synthase produces MTPAAPREPFEWTDTAARRRKDAGLVRALRPRAAAPDVLDLASNDYLGLSRRSDITAAAADSARRWGAGATGSRLVTGSTELHAELERELAQFCGFEAALVFSSGYAANLAVLTALTGRDSLIVSDAANHASIVDGCRLSRAATEVVPHSDPEAVGKALDAHDGGRAVAVTDSVFSVDGDAAPLPELAAVCRTYGAALLIDDAHGLGVLGDGGRGAVHAAGLAGAPDVVSTVTLSKSLGSQGGAVLGPARVIDHLVNEARTFIFDTGLAPAAVGAALASLRLLRNEPLLAGRTRTVAHSLHTRLTAGGLSAVRPQAAVVSVLAPSPGQAVRWAADCREAGLVVGCFRPPSVPDGISRLRLTARADLTDEQIEWAVDTVLQTAPTG; encoded by the coding sequence ATGACTCCAGCCGCGCCCCGTGAGCCCTTCGAGTGGACCGACACCGCTGCACGCCGCCGGAAGGACGCAGGGCTGGTACGCGCGCTCCGGCCGCGCGCCGCGGCCCCGGACGTACTGGATCTCGCGAGCAACGACTACCTCGGGCTGAGCCGCCGCTCCGATATCACCGCAGCCGCAGCCGATTCGGCCCGCCGCTGGGGTGCGGGCGCCACCGGGTCCCGGCTGGTCACCGGCTCGACCGAGCTCCACGCCGAACTGGAGCGGGAGCTGGCGCAGTTCTGCGGTTTCGAGGCGGCGCTGGTCTTCTCCTCCGGATATGCGGCCAACCTCGCCGTGCTCACCGCGCTGACCGGCCGTGACTCGCTGATCGTCTCGGACGCCGCCAACCACGCCTCGATCGTCGACGGCTGCCGGCTCTCCAGGGCGGCGACCGAAGTCGTCCCGCACAGCGATCCCGAGGCCGTCGGCAAGGCACTCGACGCCCATGACGGCGGCCGGGCCGTCGCGGTCACCGACTCGGTCTTCTCGGTCGACGGTGACGCCGCACCGCTGCCGGAACTGGCCGCGGTCTGCCGCACTTACGGAGCGGCGCTCCTCATCGACGACGCCCACGGCCTCGGCGTGCTCGGCGACGGCGGACGGGGCGCCGTGCACGCGGCGGGACTCGCGGGCGCTCCCGACGTGGTCTCCACGGTCACCCTGTCGAAGTCCCTGGGCAGCCAGGGCGGCGCGGTGCTCGGGCCCGCCCGGGTCATCGATCATCTGGTCAACGAGGCACGCACCTTCATCTTCGACACGGGCCTCGCGCCCGCCGCCGTGGGTGCCGCACTGGCGAGCCTGCGGCTGCTGCGGAACGAACCCCTGCTCGCCGGGCGTACCCGTACGGTGGCGCACAGCCTGCACACACGTCTGACCGCGGGCGGGCTCAGCGCGGTACGGCCGCAGGCCGCCGTCGTCTCCGTCCTGGCTCCCTCGCCGGGGCAGGCGGTGCGCTGGGCGGCCGACTGCCGCGAAGCGGGACTGGTGGTCGGCTGCTTCCGCCCGCCGTCGGTACCGGACGGCATCTCACGGCTGCGGCTCACCGCCCGCGCCGATCTGACGGACGAGCAGATCGAGTGGGCGGTGGACACGGTGCTGCAGACCGCGCCCACCGGATGA
- a CDS encoding DUF397 domain-containing protein, giving the protein MSARPANVPSSTSLNGARWRRSSRSTGMNNCVEAALLDGGLLAVRDSKRVNRPALLFGTGPWTCFLASVHDPGTGGPGTAGR; this is encoded by the coding sequence ATGTCCGCACGTCCTGCGAACGTCCCTTCCAGCACTTCTCTGAACGGCGCGCGGTGGCGGCGCAGCAGCCGCAGCACCGGAATGAACAACTGTGTCGAGGCCGCGTTACTCGACGGCGGTCTGCTGGCCGTCCGGGACTCCAAGCGGGTGAACCGCCCGGCGCTGCTCTTCGGAACGGGCCCGTGGACCTGCTTCCTGGCCTCGGTGCACGACCCGGGCACCGGAGGACCCGGCACCGCGGGCCGCTGA
- a CDS encoding helix-turn-helix domain-containing protein, with product MRSSPEVRRVKLGAELRRLRVLAGLTSAAAARQAGWHQSKVSRIETGRSGVKPSDVALLLDAYGVRDASQRELLDALCGADAAESAGWWHTYRSLLPAQYRDFIRLESQACTAHTFETSVMPGLLQTPGYAKAVTRASLDGLPARTVDSLVDVRLARQRVLEADPPLELSAVVDEAALHRRVGGRGVMAEQLRHVREVARLPHVRLQVMPFAAGGHLGLTGSFTIFSFSNIVDLDVVVLDHLMSSRYLERKEELEAYSAAFRRIQARALPQKESLDLIAGLGDGV from the coding sequence GTGCGGAGCAGCCCGGAGGTACGCCGCGTCAAACTCGGTGCCGAGCTGCGCCGGTTGCGGGTGCTGGCCGGGCTGACCAGCGCGGCGGCGGCCCGGCAGGCGGGCTGGCACCAGTCGAAGGTGAGCAGGATCGAGACCGGGCGCAGTGGCGTGAAGCCGTCCGATGTGGCCCTGCTGCTCGATGCGTACGGGGTACGGGACGCATCGCAGCGCGAGCTTCTGGACGCACTGTGCGGTGCGGACGCCGCCGAGAGCGCCGGCTGGTGGCACACGTACCGGAGTCTGCTGCCCGCCCAGTACCGGGATTTCATCAGGCTGGAGTCCCAGGCGTGCACGGCGCACACCTTCGAGACCTCGGTGATGCCCGGCCTGCTGCAGACGCCCGGTTACGCGAAAGCGGTCACCCGGGCCTCGCTCGACGGGCTGCCGGCCCGGACCGTGGACTCGCTGGTCGATGTGCGGCTGGCGCGGCAGCGGGTGCTGGAGGCGGACCCGCCGCTGGAGCTGAGCGCGGTCGTCGACGAGGCGGCCCTGCACCGCCGGGTGGGCGGGCGCGGGGTGATGGCCGAGCAGTTACGGCATGTACGGGAGGTCGCCCGGCTGCCTCATGTGCGGTTGCAGGTCATGCCGTTCGCCGCGGGAGGGCACCTCGGGCTGACGGGTTCTTTCACAATCTTCTCGTTTTCGAACATCGTTGATCTGGATGTGGTCGTTCTCGACCATTTGATGAGTAGTCGTTATCTGGAACGGAAAGAAGAGCTGGAGGCGTACAGCGCCGCGTTCCGCAGGATCCAGGCGCGCGCCCTTCCACAGAAGGAATCGTTGGATCTCATCGCCGGGCTCGGTGACGGCGTCTAG
- a CDS encoding ATP-binding protein, translating into MADHQEASVTLPSEAASVPAARTFVARVLTGWGLPPEAELADTIRLIVSELATNAVQHTFGASPTFTVEAVLERDERLCVGVTDSHPRWPQRLPAAVQQDNGRGMVIIRWLAAEHGGRLSVTPTRDGGKTVWIALPWTAPVQG; encoded by the coding sequence ATGGCAGACCACCAGGAAGCATCCGTCACCCTGCCGAGCGAGGCTGCTTCGGTCCCGGCCGCCCGGACGTTCGTGGCCCGTGTGCTCACCGGCTGGGGGCTGCCCCCCGAAGCCGAGTTGGCGGACACCATCCGGCTGATCGTCTCGGAGCTCGCGACCAACGCGGTGCAGCACACCTTCGGCGCGTCCCCCACCTTCACGGTGGAGGCCGTCCTGGAGCGGGACGAGCGGCTGTGTGTGGGCGTCACCGACAGCCATCCGCGCTGGCCCCAGCGGCTGCCCGCGGCCGTGCAGCAGGACAACGGCCGGGGCATGGTCATCATCCGCTGGCTGGCAGCCGAGCACGGCGGCCGGCTCTCCGTCACCCCGACGCGGGACGGCGGCAAGACCGTATGGATCGCCCTGCCCTGGACGGCCCCGGTCCAGGGCTGA
- a CDS encoding C40 family peptidase: protein MTAQIHIPSLLSRAGTASALTLAAVAGTSLAPGATVDAQAAAHAVRAVQIAASKKGSPYQWGAAGPSRFDCSGLTLYSYKQAGKKLPRTAQAQYNRVRHIPASSRHRGDLVFFHYGRSVYHVGIYAGSGKIWHSPKTGAVVRLEKIWSRSVWYGRVG from the coding sequence ATGACTGCGCAGATTCATATCCCGTCTTTGCTCTCCCGGGCCGGAACAGCCTCGGCCCTCACCCTCGCGGCCGTCGCGGGGACCTCCCTGGCACCGGGCGCGACCGTGGACGCCCAGGCCGCCGCGCACGCCGTCCGAGCGGTGCAGATCGCGGCCTCCAAGAAGGGATCGCCCTATCAGTGGGGGGCGGCGGGGCCGTCGCGCTTCGACTGTTCGGGGCTGACGCTCTACTCGTACAAACAGGCCGGCAAGAAGCTGCCGCGCACCGCCCAGGCGCAGTACAACCGCGTACGCCACATCCCGGCGTCCAGTCGGCACCGCGGTGACCTGGTGTTCTTCCACTACGGCCGGAGCGTTTACCACGTCGGCATCTACGCCGGGAGCGGGAAGATCTGGCACTCCCCCAAGACCGGCGCCGTGGTCAGGCTGGAGAAGATCTGGTCCCGCAGCGTCTGGTACGGCCGGGTGGGCTGA
- a CDS encoding alpha/beta hydrolase — translation MAAPSATADGRGHAGSEAHGAAVAAARAARAGIDWRDCPADWALAKPIQCGWVTVPVDYAHPDGRTIKLAVDRAVSTGAKSERQGSLVYNPGGPGASGMRFPARTTTKSALWVNTAKAYDFVGFDPRGVGHSAPVSCVDPQEYVSAPKADPVPDSTADKRVQRKLAAQYAAGCAKRSGAMLPYLTTPNTARDLDVIRAALGEKKLNYLGVSYGTYLGAVYGTLFPGHVRRMIVDSVVDPKKSNIWYEANLNQDVAFQGRWHDWQAWVAANDAAFHLGKTAAAVEQQWVKLRAEAKAHPIGGVVGPAELVAFFQNAPYYDSSWAPVAKAWSQYLAGDPQPLIDAAGPDMSDTAGNISAENGTAVYTAVECADAKWPTDWRTWDRDNTRLNKDYPFLTWSNAWMNLPCATWPAKQQTPVNVHTGKGLPPVLIVQSTRDAATPFQGAVDLHKRFKGSRLVIEKDAGSHGVTGLVNPCINTRVDRYLLTGGTGRHDVTCAPHATPKP, via the coding sequence ATGGCGGCGCCGTCGGCCACCGCCGACGGCCGCGGCCACGCCGGCTCGGAGGCACACGGCGCGGCCGTCGCCGCCGCGCGGGCGGCGAGGGCCGGGATCGACTGGCGGGACTGTCCTGCGGACTGGGCGCTCGCGAAGCCGATCCAGTGCGGGTGGGTGACCGTGCCGGTCGACTACGCACATCCGGACGGCCGGACGATCAAGCTCGCGGTGGACCGTGCCGTGAGCACCGGCGCGAAGTCGGAGCGGCAGGGCTCCCTCGTCTACAACCCGGGTGGCCCCGGCGCTTCTGGCATGCGCTTCCCCGCCAGGACCACCACCAAGAGCGCACTCTGGGTCAACACCGCCAAGGCGTACGACTTCGTCGGCTTCGACCCGCGCGGGGTGGGCCACTCGGCGCCGGTCTCCTGCGTCGACCCGCAGGAGTACGTGAGCGCCCCCAAGGCCGATCCCGTCCCCGACAGCACGGCCGACAAGCGGGTTCAGCGCAAGCTCGCGGCGCAGTACGCCGCCGGCTGCGCGAAGCGCAGCGGTGCGATGCTTCCGTATCTGACCACGCCGAACACGGCGCGCGACCTCGACGTCATCAGGGCGGCGCTCGGCGAGAAGAAACTCAACTACCTGGGCGTCTCCTACGGCACCTACCTGGGGGCGGTGTACGGGACGCTCTTTCCGGGGCACGTCCGCCGGATGATCGTCGACAGTGTGGTCGACCCGAAGAAGTCGAACATCTGGTACGAGGCCAACCTCAACCAGGACGTCGCCTTCCAGGGCCGCTGGCACGACTGGCAGGCCTGGGTCGCGGCCAACGACGCCGCTTTCCACCTGGGGAAGACGGCGGCCGCCGTCGAACAGCAGTGGGTGAAGCTGCGAGCCGAGGCGAAGGCACATCCGATCGGCGGTGTCGTGGGCCCCGCCGAACTGGTCGCCTTCTTCCAGAACGCGCCGTACTACGACTCCTCCTGGGCGCCGGTCGCCAAGGCCTGGAGCCAGTACCTCGCCGGTGACCCGCAGCCGCTGATCGATGCCGCAGGACCCGACATGTCGGACACCGCGGGCAACATCTCCGCGGAGAACGGCACGGCCGTCTACACCGCGGTCGAGTGCGCGGACGCCAAGTGGCCGACGGACTGGCGGACATGGGACCGGGACAACACCCGGCTCAACAAGGACTACCCGTTCCTCACCTGGTCCAACGCCTGGATGAACCTGCCCTGTGCCACCTGGCCCGCGAAGCAGCAGACCCCGGTGAACGTCCACACGGGCAAGGGGCTCCCGCCGGTGCTGATCGTGCAGTCGACCCGTGACGCGGCCACCCCGTTCCAGGGGGCCGTCGATCTGCACAAGCGCTTCAAGGGCTCACGTCTGGTCATCGAGAAGGACGCCGGATCGCACGGGGTGACCGGCCTGGTCAACCCGTGCATCAACACCCGGGTGGACCGTTATCTGCTCACCGGCGGCACCGGCCGTCACGATGTGACGTGCGCCCCGCACGCCACACCGAAGCCGTAG
- a CDS encoding lysophospholipid acyltransferase family protein — protein MFYYILKYAVLGPLLRLLFRPRIEGLEHIPEDGAAIVAGNHLSFSDHFLMPVVLSRRITFLAKQEYFTGPGVKGRLTAAFFRSIGQIPVDRSGREAGRAAVREGLGVLGRGELLGIYPEGTRSHDGRLYKGKVGVAVMAIQGRVPVVPCAMVGTFEIQPPGQRMPKIRRVTIRFGEPLDFSRYAGLENEKVALRAVTDEIMYAVLGLSGQEYVDAYAADVKAAQPKRSPGRSR, from the coding sequence TTGTTCTACTACATCCTGAAATACGCCGTTCTGGGGCCGCTGCTGAGACTGCTCTTCCGGCCCAGGATCGAAGGGCTCGAACACATCCCGGAGGACGGCGCGGCGATCGTCGCGGGCAACCATCTGTCCTTCTCCGACCACTTCCTGATGCCGGTCGTCCTCAGTCGGCGCATCACCTTCCTCGCGAAACAGGAGTACTTCACCGGGCCGGGCGTCAAGGGGCGGCTGACGGCCGCCTTCTTCCGCAGCATCGGTCAGATCCCGGTGGACCGGTCGGGCCGGGAAGCGGGCAGGGCCGCGGTCCGCGAAGGGCTCGGCGTGCTCGGCCGGGGCGAGCTGCTCGGCATCTATCCGGAGGGCACCCGCTCGCACGACGGCAGGCTCTACAAGGGCAAGGTCGGGGTCGCCGTGATGGCCATCCAGGGCCGGGTCCCGGTGGTGCCGTGCGCCATGGTGGGCACCTTCGAGATCCAGCCGCCGGGCCAGCGGATGCCGAAGATCCGCCGGGTGACCATCCGCTTCGGGGAGCCGTTGGACTTCAGCCGCTACGCGGGTCTCGAGAACGAGAAGGTGGCGCTGCGGGCCGTCACCGACGAGATCATGTACGCGGTCCTCGGGCTCTCCGGCCAGGAGTACGTCGACGCGTACGCCGCGGACGTGAAGGCAGCACAGCCGAAGAGGTCGCCGGGAAGGTCGCGCTGA
- a CDS encoding SSI family serine proteinase inhibitor codes for MRPRTMSAAAALLAFAAAVPAQAAGAPPIRPGGLVLTVASPSHPDRNRSVLLRCEPERSDGSHPEAAAACQALDRAGGSFDRLDGEPRPCTRQSDPVTVTVAGTWGGRPTHWDRTFANACSLDAATGPVFRF; via the coding sequence ATGCGCCCCCGTACGATGTCCGCCGCAGCGGCTCTGCTCGCCTTCGCCGCGGCTGTGCCCGCGCAGGCAGCCGGGGCGCCGCCCATCCGCCCGGGTGGACTCGTCCTCACGGTCGCCTCGCCGTCGCACCCCGACCGGAACCGGAGCGTGCTGCTGCGGTGCGAACCGGAGCGGAGCGACGGCTCACACCCCGAAGCCGCTGCCGCGTGCCAGGCACTCGACCGGGCCGGCGGCAGTTTCGACCGCCTCGACGGCGAGCCCCGGCCCTGCACCCGGCAGTCCGATCCGGTGACGGTCACCGTCGCCGGGACCTGGGGCGGCCGTCCCACGCACTGGGACCGGACCTTCGCCAACGCCTGCTCGCTCGACGCGGCGACCGGCCCGGTCTTCCGCTTCTGA
- a CDS encoding cytochrome c oxidase assembly protein yields MDHSGHGMTMDLPPFTLGRGLGFSADPFFLISCLVGLALYGWGVVRLRRRGDSWPVHRIALFVLGVLTVGLTMCTKLNDYGMVMFSVHMVQHMIISMLSPILLLLGAPVTLALRALPVAGRGNRKGPRELLLMLLQSRFMRIVTHPAFTIPLFIASLYGLYFTPLFDFLMGSKTGHIAMMVHFLFVGLVFFWPIMGVDPGPHRPGYIMRMLELFAGMPFHAFFGIALMMATEPMVQVYKHPPVSLGIDALSDQEAAGGIAWAFSEIPSVLVLIALVFQWYSSEQRVSRRSDRAEDRNGDKELAAYNAYLASLQARGQ; encoded by the coding sequence ATGGACCACAGCGGGCACGGCATGACCATGGATCTGCCGCCGTTCACGCTGGGACGGGGGCTGGGTTTCTCCGCGGACCCGTTCTTCCTGATCAGCTGTCTGGTGGGGCTCGCACTGTACGGCTGGGGCGTGGTGCGGCTGCGCCGGCGCGGTGACAGCTGGCCGGTCCACCGGATCGCGCTCTTCGTCCTCGGTGTGCTGACCGTCGGCCTGACGATGTGCACCAAGCTCAACGACTACGGCATGGTCATGTTCAGCGTGCACATGGTGCAGCACATGATCATCAGCATGCTCTCCCCCATCCTGCTGCTGCTCGGCGCACCGGTGACGCTGGCTCTGCGCGCCCTGCCCGTCGCCGGGCGGGGCAACCGCAAGGGGCCGCGGGAGCTGCTGCTGATGCTGCTCCAGAGCCGCTTCATGCGGATCGTGACTCACCCGGCGTTCACCATCCCGCTCTTCATCGCCAGCCTCTACGGGCTCTACTTCACCCCGCTCTTCGACTTCCTGATGGGTTCGAAGACCGGGCACATCGCGATGATGGTCCACTTCCTCTTCGTGGGTCTGGTCTTCTTCTGGCCCATCATGGGCGTCGACCCGGGCCCGCACCGGCCGGGCTACATCATGCGGATGCTGGAGCTCTTCGCCGGGATGCCCTTCCACGCGTTCTTCGGTATCGCGCTGATGATGGCGACCGAGCCGATGGTGCAGGTGTACAAGCACCCGCCCGTCTCGCTGGGCATCGACGCGCTCTCCGACCAGGAGGCCGCGGGCGGTATCGCCTGGGCGTTCAGCGAGATCCCGTCCGTGCTGGTCCTGATCGCCCTGGTCTTCCAGTGGTACAGCTCCGAGCAGCGCGTCTCGCGCCGCTCCGACCGGGCCGAGGACCGCAACGGCGACAAGGAGCTGGCCGCCTACAACGCCTACCTGGCGTCACTCCAGGCGCGCGGCCAGTAG
- a CDS encoding 6-phosphofructokinase: MRIGVLTSGGDCPGLNAVIRSVVHRAVVDHGDEVIGFHDGWKGLLECDYRKLDLDAVGGILARGGTILGSSRVQPAHLRDGVERARGHVADLGLDAIIPIGGEGTLKAAHLLSEAGLPIVGVPKTIDNDIASTDVTFGFDTAVGVATDALDRLKTTAESHQRVLIVEVMGRHTGWIALHSGMAAGAHAIVVPERPFDIGELTELVGRRFSAGKKFAIVVVAEGAKPREGSMSFDVGAKDMYGHERFAGVARQLSIELEERLGKEARPVILGHVQRGGTPTAYDRVLATRFGWHAVEAAHRGAFGMLTALHGTEITMVPLARAVETLKTVPPERYAEAECVL; encoded by the coding sequence ATGCGAATTGGTGTCCTCACCTCCGGCGGCGACTGCCCCGGTCTGAACGCCGTCATCCGCTCGGTCGTGCACCGGGCCGTCGTCGACCACGGCGACGAGGTCATCGGCTTCCACGACGGATGGAAGGGCCTGCTCGAGTGCGACTACCGCAAGCTCGACCTCGACGCGGTGGGCGGCATCCTGGCGCGCGGCGGCACGATCCTCGGGTCCTCGCGGGTGCAGCCCGCGCATCTGCGCGACGGTGTGGAGCGCGCCCGGGGCCACGTGGCCGACCTGGGGCTCGACGCGATCATCCCGATAGGCGGCGAGGGCACGCTGAAGGCGGCACACCTCCTCTCCGAGGCCGGGCTGCCGATCGTGGGTGTGCCGAAGACCATCGACAACGACATCGCGTCGACCGATGTCACCTTCGGCTTCGACACGGCCGTCGGGGTCGCGACCGACGCGCTCGACCGGCTGAAGACCACCGCCGAGTCGCACCAGCGGGTGCTGATCGTGGAGGTCATGGGGCGCCACACCGGGTGGATCGCGCTGCACTCGGGCATGGCGGCGGGCGCGCACGCCATCGTCGTACCGGAGCGCCCCTTCGACATCGGTGAGCTCACCGAACTGGTCGGCCGGCGCTTCTCGGCGGGCAAGAAGTTCGCGATCGTGGTCGTCGCGGAGGGCGCGAAGCCGCGCGAGGGCTCGATGAGCTTCGACGTCGGCGCCAAGGACATGTACGGCCACGAGCGGTTCGCCGGTGTCGCCAGGCAGCTCTCCATCGAGCTGGAGGAGCGCCTCGGCAAGGAGGCCCGGCCGGTGATACTCGGTCATGTACAGCGCGGCGGGACCCCCACCGCGTACGACCGTGTCCTGGCCACCCGGTTCGGCTGGCACGCGGTGGAGGCGGCGCACCGCGGCGCGTTCGGCATGCTGACCGCGCTGCACGGCACGGAGATCACCATGGTCCCGCTCGCCCGGGCTGTCGAGACCCTCAAGACCGTGCCCCCCGAGCGGTACGCCGAAGCCGAGTGCGTCCTCTGA
- a CDS encoding glutamine amidotransferase, which produces MSDNSLRLVWIYPDLLSTYGDQGNALVVERRARQRGLDVTRVDVRSDQPVPTSGDIYLIGGGEDRPQRLASERLRRDGGLSRAASNGAIIFSVCAGYQILGHEFINDLGEREPGLGLLDVISTRGEGDRCVGDVYGDIDQRLGLPPLTGFENHQGITHLGPTARPFARVQLGRGNGTGDGTEGAYNDTVFGTYMHGPVLARNPQIADLLLKLALDVNALPPTDDRWYEALRTERIAAATQPA; this is translated from the coding sequence ATGAGCGACAACAGCCTGCGTCTGGTGTGGATCTACCCTGACCTGCTGAGCACCTACGGCGACCAGGGCAACGCGCTGGTGGTGGAGCGCCGGGCCCGTCAGCGCGGCCTCGACGTGACCCGTGTCGACGTGCGCAGCGACCAGCCGGTGCCGACATCCGGCGACATCTATCTGATCGGCGGCGGCGAGGACCGGCCGCAGCGGCTGGCCTCCGAGCGGCTGCGCAGGGACGGCGGCCTCAGCAGGGCGGCCTCCAACGGCGCGATCATCTTCTCGGTCTGCGCCGGGTACCAGATCCTCGGCCACGAGTTCATCAACGACCTCGGAGAGCGCGAACCGGGCCTGGGACTCCTCGACGTGATCTCGACCCGTGGCGAGGGCGACCGCTGCGTCGGCGACGTGTACGGCGACATCGACCAGCGGCTGGGCCTGCCGCCGCTGACCGGCTTCGAGAACCACCAGGGGATCACCCATCTCGGCCCGACCGCCCGCCCGTTCGCCCGGGTCCAGCTCGGCCGGGGCAACGGCACCGGCGACGGCACCGAGGGCGCGTACAACGACACCGTCTTCGGTACGTACATGCACGGCCCGGTGCTGGCCCGCAACCCGCAGATCGCCGATCTGCTGCTCAAGCTGGCCCTGGACGTCAACGCGCTGCCTCCGACCGACGACCGCTGGTACGAGGCACTGCGGACCGAGCGGATCGCGGCGGCAACACAGCCCGCATGA
- a CDS encoding MurT ligase domain-containing protein, protein MDGNTEPLSPRAKLAVTAGKAAAAVSRAAGRGSGSVIGGKVALRLDPDLLGRLAQHLDVILVSATNGKTTTTRLIAEALRAAGPVVSNALGANMPAGITSALAGGSDARFGVIEVDEKYLAGVARDTTPKAIALLNLSRDQLDRAGETRMLAERWREGLAGTKAVVIANADDPLVVWAASSSPTVVWVAAGQEWKDDAWSCPSCGGVLQWPNDEWFCADCGFRRPAPSWALSGDYVLDPHGSAWPIHLQLPGRANKANATTSAAVAATFGVPPQVALERMYGVQAVAGRYDVVSFLNREVRLLLAKNPAGWLETFSLIDPPPTPVILAVNARGADGTDTSWLWDVDYTRLAGHPIFVIGDRKLDLAVRLEVAGLQFHVCETVDEAVQYAPPGRIELIANYTAFQDVRRRVGN, encoded by the coding sequence ATGGACGGCAACACGGAGCCGCTGTCGCCGCGGGCCAAGCTGGCCGTGACGGCAGGCAAGGCCGCGGCAGCGGTATCGCGCGCCGCGGGGCGCGGCAGCGGATCGGTGATCGGCGGCAAGGTCGCACTGAGGCTCGACCCCGACCTGCTCGGGCGTCTCGCCCAGCATCTGGACGTGATCCTGGTCTCGGCGACGAACGGCAAGACGACCACGACCCGGCTCATCGCCGAGGCACTGCGGGCCGCGGGCCCGGTCGTGTCGAACGCCCTGGGCGCCAACATGCCCGCGGGCATCACCTCCGCGCTGGCCGGCGGTTCCGACGCCCGCTTCGGCGTGATCGAGGTCGACGAGAAGTACCTCGCCGGGGTCGCACGCGACACGACGCCCAAGGCGATCGCCCTGCTGAACCTCTCCCGGGACCAGCTCGACCGGGCGGGCGAGACCCGCATGCTGGCCGAGAGGTGGCGCGAGGGGCTGGCCGGGACGAAGGCCGTCGTCATCGCCAACGCCGACGACCCGCTGGTCGTGTGGGCCGCGTCCTCCTCCCCCACCGTGGTCTGGGTCGCGGCCGGCCAGGAGTGGAAGGACGACGCCTGGTCGTGCCCGTCCTGCGGCGGCGTGCTCCAGTGGCCGAACGACGAGTGGTTCTGCGCGGACTGCGGTTTCCGCCGTCCGGCGCCCAGTTGGGCGCTCTCCGGCGACTACGTCCTGGATCCGCACGGCTCGGCCTGGCCGATCCACCTCCAGCTGCCGGGCCGGGCGAACAAGGCGAACGCGACCACGTCGGCTGCCGTCGCCGCGACCTTCGGTGTGCCGCCGCAGGTCGCCCTGGAGCGGATGTACGGAGTGCAGGCCGTCGCCGGGCGCTACGACGTCGTGTCGTTCCTCAACCGTGAGGTGCGGCTGCTGCTCGCCAAGAACCCGGCGGGCTGGCTGGAGACGTTCTCGCTGATCGATCCGCCGCCCACACCGGTGATCCTCGCCGTCAACGCCCGCGGCGCCGACGGCACGGACACCTCCTGGCTCTGGGATGTCGACTACACCCGGCTGGCGGGCCACCCGATCTTCGTCATCGGCGACCGCAAGCTGGACCTCGCGGTACGGCTCGAAGTGGCCGGTCTCCAGTTCCACGTCTGCGAGACCGTGGACGAGGCGGTCCAGTACGCACCGCCCGGCCGGATCGAACTGATCGCCAACTACACCGCGTTCCAGGACGTGCGCCGCCGCGTCGGCAACTGA
- the def gene encoding peptide deformylase has translation MRNRPIPGSSGAVRTMSPHGDPVLHAPCEPVAGFDASLARLVEDMFATMYAARGVGLAANQIGVGLRVFVYDCPDDEDVRHLGHLVNPRLVEADGVSVRGAEGCLSLPGIEAGTPRFDHAVVEGFSVTGAPVTVSGTGFFARCLQHECDHLDGLMYTDRLSGWRRGRALRAARKAGH, from the coding sequence ATGCGAAACCGCCCGATCCCCGGCAGTTCCGGAGCCGTGCGGACGATGAGTCCGCACGGCGATCCCGTGCTGCACGCGCCCTGCGAGCCGGTGGCCGGCTTCGACGCCTCGCTCGCCCGGCTCGTCGAGGACATGTTCGCGACGATGTACGCGGCACGGGGTGTCGGCCTCGCGGCGAATCAGATCGGCGTCGGGCTGCGGGTGTTCGTCTACGACTGCCCCGACGACGAGGACGTCCGCCATCTCGGGCACCTGGTCAACCCCCGGCTGGTGGAGGCGGACGGGGTCTCCGTGCGCGGCGCCGAGGGCTGCCTCTCACTGCCCGGCATCGAGGCGGGCACCCCGCGCTTCGACCACGCCGTCGTGGAGGGCTTCTCCGTGACCGGCGCCCCGGTGACGGTCAGCGGCACCGGATTCTTCGCCCGCTGCCTCCAGCACGAGTGCGACCACCTCGACGGCCTGATGTACACGGACCGGCTGTCGGGCTGGCGCCGCGGCAGGGCGCTGCGGGCCGCCCGCAAGGCGGGACATTGA